Proteins from one Ahaetulla prasina isolate Xishuangbanna chromosome 2, ASM2864084v1, whole genome shotgun sequence genomic window:
- the NEMP1 gene encoding nuclear envelope integral membrane protein 1 isoform X1 produces the protein MAGETKPASEWPHGCRLLLRVVVLSILARSSDGHVVLLKEHQTYVYGISEEFCYSNKVIPKWHDIWTKIQIRVNSTKVIRVIQVESEEKLKELDGFSLWMYVGLLFKEKLNDTYINVDIFSKETCLRVEILDSDSKYTINVIRTLDPKLFAVTFLGLLLFFCGDLMSRSSIFFYSTGISIGILSSMLIVVYVLSRFVPKKSPIYLMILGGWSFSVYLTQLAFRNLQEICTLYWEYLLGYLVIVGCVSFAVCYKYGPLENERNINLLTWGLQIFGLLLLYMSIQIRYIAIILIIIAICTKNLEYPVIWAYAIYRKLFTAPEKPSPPRLLTEEEYRIQGEIETRKQLEQLREYCRSPEFSAWKAVSRIQSPKRFADFVEGASHVIPNETSVHEQEYGLGGSFLENQLFEEEEEEDDNSFDDEDYSETPWPQNHLNFQDKTGHH, from the exons ATGGCGGGAGAGACGAAACCAGCCTCCGAGTGGCCTCATGGCTGTCGCCTCCTCTTACGGGTTGTGGTCCTTTCGATCCTGGCGCGCAGCTCCG ATGGACATGTGGTGTTACTTAAAGAACATCAAACATATGTATATGGGATCTCTGAAGAGTTTTGTTATTCAAATAAAGTGATTCCCAAATGGCATGATATATGGACCAAAATTCAG ATCCGAGTAAACAGCACCAAGGTTATCCGTGTCATCCAAGTTGAAAGTGAGGAGAAGCTGAAAGAACTGGATGGATTTAGTTTATGGATGTATGTTGGCTTGCTCTTCAAAGAGAAGCTTAATGATACTTACATTAATGTTGACATTTTCAGTAAAGAAACCTGCTTGAGAGTCGAGATTTTAGACTCAGACTCCAAATACACCATCAATGTGATTCGAA caCTTGATCCCAAACTCTTCGCTGTTACATTTCTGGGTCTGCTGCTGTTTTTCTGTGGTGATTTGATGAGTAG AAGTTCAATCTTCTTCTATTCAACTGGAATAAGCATTGGCATACTGAGTTCAATGCTCATTGTTGTCTATGTACTATCCAGATTTGTGCCCAAG AAGAGCCCTATCTATCTCATGATTCTGGGAGGCTGGTCTTTTTCTGTTTACCTTACCCAGTTGGCCTTCAGAAATCTTCAGGAAATATGTACATTATACTGGGAATATCTACTTG GCTACCTGGTAATCGTAGGATGTGTAAGCTTTGCCGTGTGCTACAAATATGGCCCTCTGGAGAATGAACGCAACATAAACCTGCTCACTTGGGGTCTGCAGATTTTCGGCTTGCTGCTCCTTTATATGAGCATTCAGATACGATATATTGCCATCATCTTGATTATAATTGCAATCTGCACTAAAAACCTGGAGTACCCAGTCATATGGGCCTATGCCATCTACAG GAAGCTGTTCACAGCTCCAGAAAAGCCCAGCCCGCCACGCCTGTTGACCGAGGAAGAATATCGGATTCAGGGGGAGATAGAGACACGTAAACAATTGGAACAATTGCGGGAGTACTGCAGAAGTCCGGAATTCTCTGCGTGGAAAGCAGTCTCCcgcatccaatctccaaaaag attTGCTGATTTCGTAGAAGGTGCCTCACATGTCATCCCCAATGAGACTTCTGTCCATGAGCAGGAGTATGGGTTGGGGGGTTCCTTTCTAGAGAATCAGCTCtttgaagaggaagaggaggaagatgacaaCAGTTTTGATGATGAGGATTACTCAGAGACACCGTGGCCCCAGAATCACTTAAATTTTCAAGATAAAACTGGCCACCATTGA
- the NEMP1 gene encoding nuclear envelope integral membrane protein 1 isoform X2 yields the protein MAGETKPASEWPHGCRLLLRVVVLSILARSSDGHVVLLKEHQTYVYGISEEFCYSNKVIPKWHDIWTKIQIRVNSTKVIRVIQVESEEKLKELDGFSLWMYVGLLFKEKLNDTYINVDIFSKETCLRVEILDSDSKYTINVIRTLDPKLFAVTFLGLLLFFCGDLMSRSSIFFYSTGISIGILSSMLIVVYVLSRFVPKSPIYLMILGGWSFSVYLTQLAFRNLQEICTLYWEYLLGYLVIVGCVSFAVCYKYGPLENERNINLLTWGLQIFGLLLLYMSIQIRYIAIILIIIAICTKNLEYPVIWAYAIYRKLFTAPEKPSPPRLLTEEEYRIQGEIETRKQLEQLREYCRSPEFSAWKAVSRIQSPKRFADFVEGASHVIPNETSVHEQEYGLGGSFLENQLFEEEEEEDDNSFDDEDYSETPWPQNHLNFQDKTGHH from the exons ATGGCGGGAGAGACGAAACCAGCCTCCGAGTGGCCTCATGGCTGTCGCCTCCTCTTACGGGTTGTGGTCCTTTCGATCCTGGCGCGCAGCTCCG ATGGACATGTGGTGTTACTTAAAGAACATCAAACATATGTATATGGGATCTCTGAAGAGTTTTGTTATTCAAATAAAGTGATTCCCAAATGGCATGATATATGGACCAAAATTCAG ATCCGAGTAAACAGCACCAAGGTTATCCGTGTCATCCAAGTTGAAAGTGAGGAGAAGCTGAAAGAACTGGATGGATTTAGTTTATGGATGTATGTTGGCTTGCTCTTCAAAGAGAAGCTTAATGATACTTACATTAATGTTGACATTTTCAGTAAAGAAACCTGCTTGAGAGTCGAGATTTTAGACTCAGACTCCAAATACACCATCAATGTGATTCGAA caCTTGATCCCAAACTCTTCGCTGTTACATTTCTGGGTCTGCTGCTGTTTTTCTGTGGTGATTTGATGAGTAG AAGTTCAATCTTCTTCTATTCAACTGGAATAAGCATTGGCATACTGAGTTCAATGCTCATTGTTGTCTATGTACTATCCAGATTTGTGCCCAAG AGCCCTATCTATCTCATGATTCTGGGAGGCTGGTCTTTTTCTGTTTACCTTACCCAGTTGGCCTTCAGAAATCTTCAGGAAATATGTACATTATACTGGGAATATCTACTTG GCTACCTGGTAATCGTAGGATGTGTAAGCTTTGCCGTGTGCTACAAATATGGCCCTCTGGAGAATGAACGCAACATAAACCTGCTCACTTGGGGTCTGCAGATTTTCGGCTTGCTGCTCCTTTATATGAGCATTCAGATACGATATATTGCCATCATCTTGATTATAATTGCAATCTGCACTAAAAACCTGGAGTACCCAGTCATATGGGCCTATGCCATCTACAG GAAGCTGTTCACAGCTCCAGAAAAGCCCAGCCCGCCACGCCTGTTGACCGAGGAAGAATATCGGATTCAGGGGGAGATAGAGACACGTAAACAATTGGAACAATTGCGGGAGTACTGCAGAAGTCCGGAATTCTCTGCGTGGAAAGCAGTCTCCcgcatccaatctccaaaaag attTGCTGATTTCGTAGAAGGTGCCTCACATGTCATCCCCAATGAGACTTCTGTCCATGAGCAGGAGTATGGGTTGGGGGGTTCCTTTCTAGAGAATCAGCTCtttgaagaggaagaggaggaagatgacaaCAGTTTTGATGATGAGGATTACTCAGAGACACCGTGGCCCCAGAATCACTTAAATTTTCAAGATAAAACTGGCCACCATTGA